A single genomic interval of Spinacia oleracea cultivar Varoflay chromosome 6, BTI_SOV_V1, whole genome shotgun sequence harbors:
- the LOC110803428 gene encoding uncharacterized protein isoform X1 — MNNCVVITVEGSGISNRMWDELRKDIALKMINGTLDLLKQDSHVNDNSESQHTSGDEPVLPSSAGCITTKSDCFVRETELGEENIQHPTQNGQMENEQNVKTPRSDDEKDNRQMVEIAPGATQLLMELVDAATKRALKRKLEEFVMRSNKGEQCQNAKNSTHNMESSSGREHVEECLDRANQHTQSDHVPIPFESIPINNTSLDTSMGTVKEPLTVTIFSKDAHLQSQEY, encoded by the exons ATGAACAACTGTGTTGTTATTACTGTTGAGGGCTCTGGTATTTCTAATCGAATGTGGGATGAACTTAGAAAGGATATTGCACTGAAAATGATCAATGGAACATTGGATTTACTTAAACAAG ACTCTCATGTCAATGACAATTCGGAAAGTCAGCATACTTCAGGAGATGAACCTGTTTTGCCATCTTCTGCTGGCTGCATAACCACAAAATCAGATTGTTTTGTACGTGAGACAGAGCTTGGTGAGGAAAACATCCAGCATCCTACACAAAATGGACAGATGGAAAATGAACAGAATGTGAAGACTCCTCGTAGTGATGATGAAAAAGATAACAGACAAATGGTAGAAATAGCTCCAGGGGCAACTCAATTGCTAATGGAACTGGTAGATGCTGCAACCAAACGTGCCT TGAAACGCAAATTGGAAGAGTTTGTAATGCGATCAAACAAGGGGGAACAATGTCAGAATGCCAAGAATAGCACACACAATATGGAATCATCCTCGGGTCGTGAACATGTTGAAGAGTGTTTAGACCGTGCAAATCAACATACACAATCAGATCACGTACCAATTCCATTTGAGTCTATTCCCATCAACAACACAAGTCTTGATACATCAATGGGAACTGTCAAAGAGCCCCTAACGGTAACTATATTCTCTAAGGATGCTCACCTACAATCCCAGGAATATTAA
- the LOC110803428 gene encoding uncharacterized protein isoform X2: MNNCVVITVEGSGISNRMWDELRKDIALKMINGTLDLLKQDSHVNDNSESQHTSGDEPVLPSSAGCITTKSDCFVRETELGEENIQHPTQNGQMENEQNVKTPRSDDEKDNRQMVEIAPGATQLLMELVDAATKRACFHHF; the protein is encoded by the exons ATGAACAACTGTGTTGTTATTACTGTTGAGGGCTCTGGTATTTCTAATCGAATGTGGGATGAACTTAGAAAGGATATTGCACTGAAAATGATCAATGGAACATTGGATTTACTTAAACAAG ACTCTCATGTCAATGACAATTCGGAAAGTCAGCATACTTCAGGAGATGAACCTGTTTTGCCATCTTCTGCTGGCTGCATAACCACAAAATCAGATTGTTTTGTACGTGAGACAGAGCTTGGTGAGGAAAACATCCAGCATCCTACACAAAATGGACAGATGGAAAATGAACAGAATGTGAAGACTCCTCGTAGTGATGATGAAAAAGATAACAGACAAATGGTAGAAATAGCTCCAGGGGCAACTCAATTGCTAATGGAACTGGTAGATGCTGCAACCAAACGTGCCT GTTTTCATCATTTCTGA
- the LOC110803427 gene encoding uncharacterized protein — protein MDDIDLHLTFLDYAFHLAISSGIHFLRLSEISNKFLLKSPPWSSGKTSEGTVQPKTDWTDWSYVRNEEIPVSKILSCGYLYLRQPLGPWIETNSPSQRKLVRKLELYLRHSSIERIENSIWKLVELTHLYIYYGDDLKCLPRSLTRLHKLEFLEIDSCISLNELPPNLGELKSLKHLSLARCSAIEYLPSSITELPKLMVLNLEDCRSLLELPENLGDLVQLLHLHISNCCEIKSLPCSTTKLCNLETLVLPSGFGVETLYPFKMNKCVIITVEGSSISYRIWDELRKEIAPKMINGTLDLPYHQVKVDKTSELRKELERKVVGEAASIEEPRRGIVNQQTSPLNLPDTGGSFGYTGIGKCLLNCSSFLQTDSHDNDNSENQHTSGYEPVLPSSAGGITTKLDCFIRETEIVDENTQHPTQNGHIENEQNQKTPHSDDEKNSRQTEEIAPEAIQSLMKLVDTATELAATRTSNETQIGRVWNEMAIEQQGWKVA, from the exons ATGGATGATATCGACCTACACCTTACCTTCTTGGATTATGCTTTTCATCTTGCTATATCTTCTGGAATTCATTTTCTTAGATT gtctgaaataagtaataag TTCTTGTTGAAGTCGCCGCCGTGGTCTTCAGGCAAAACATCAGAAGGAACTGTTCAGCCTAAAACTGACTGGACTGATTGGTCATATGTGAGAAACGAAGAGATTCCAGTATCAAAAATCCTGAGTTGCGGTTACCTCTACTTGAGGCAGCCTCTAGGTCCATGGATCGAAACCAACTCTCCTTCTCAACGGAAGTTAGTGCGaaaattggaattatatttgcGGCATAGTTCTATTGAAAGGATAGAAAACTCAATATGGAAGCTTGTAGAACTCACTCACCTTTACATATATTACGGTGATGACCTCAAATGCCTTCCTCGCTCTCTCACAAGGCTCCATAAATTGGAATTCCTGGAAATTGATTCTTGTATTTCTCTCAACGAATTACCGCCTAATTTGGGCGAATTGAAGAGCCTTAAGCATCTCTCCCTCGCTCGTTGCTCGGCTATTGAGTACCTACCTTCTAGCATTACCGAGCTACCCAAGTTGATGGTTTTAAATCTGGAAGATTGTAGGAGTTTATTGGAATTGCCAGAAAATTTAGGTGACCTGGTCCAACTCTTGCATCTACATATTAGTAATTGTTGCGAAATCAAGTCTCTTCCTTGTAGCACAACCAAGCTTTGCAATCTGGAAACCTTAGTCCTCCCTTCGGGTTTCGGAGTCGAAACACTATATCCGTTTAAAATGAACAAATGTGTTATCATTACTGTTGAGGGCTCCAGCATTTCTTATAGAATCTGGGATGAACTTAGAAAGGAGATTGCACCGAAAATGATCAACGGAACTTTGGATTTACCTTATCATCAAG TCAAAGTTGACAAAACGAGTGAACTTCGAAAGGAGCTTGAGCGGAAGGTAGTCGGTGAAGCAGCTTCAATAGAAGAACCTAGACGGGGGATCGTCAACCAGCAGACATCGCCTTTGAACCTACCTGATACTGGAG GGTCCTTTGGATACACTGGCATCGGCAAATGTCTGCTAAATTGTAGTTCTTTCTTGCAAACAGATTCTCATGACAATGACAATTCAGAAAATCAGCATACTTCAGGATATGAACCTGTGTTGCCATCTTCTGCTGGCGGCATAACCACAAAATTAGATTGTTTCATACGTGAGACAGAGATTGTTGATGAGAACACCCAGCATCCTACACAAAATGGACATATAGAAAATGAACAGAATCAGAAGACTCCTCATAGTGATGATGAAAAAAACAGCAGACAAACAGAAGAAATAGCTCCAGAGGCTATTCAATCTCTAATGAAACTGGTAGATACTGCAACCGAGCTTGCCG CTACAAGGACTTCCAACGAAACGCAAATTGGAAGAGTTTGGAATGAAATGGCCATCGAACAGCAAGGGTGGAAGGTGGCGTAA
- the LOC110803439 gene encoding uncharacterized protein — MSGRGKGGKGLGKGGAKRHRKVLRDNIQGITKPAIRRLARRGGVKRISGLIYEETRGVLKIFLENVIRDAVTYTEHARRKTVTAMDVVYALKRQGRTLYGFGGGMDFEELEELYNLEQSQGFEEGFEFIEVTFYSESESDDETELENYVEINANPVTVVIEFDEREKMSGRGKGGKGLGKGGAKRHRKVLRDNIQGITKPAIRRLARRGGVKRISGLIYEETRGVLKIFLENVIRDAVTYTEHARRKTVTAMDVVYALKRQGRTLYGFGG, encoded by the exons atgtcagGAAGAGGAAAGGGAGGAAAGGGTTTGGGAAAGGGAGGAGCCAAGAGGCACAGGAAGGTTCTCAGGGATAATATCCAGGGTATTACCAAGCCTGCTATTCGTCGTCTTGCTCGTCGTGGTGGTGTTAAGAGGATCAGTGGTTTGATCTATGAAGAAACTCGCGGTGTTCTCAAGATCTTTCTAGAGAATGTGATTAGAGATGCTGTTACCTACACTGAGCACGCTCGCCGGAAGACGGTGACCGCCATGGATGTTGTGTATGCGCTCAAGAGGCAAGGCCGTACTCTATATGGTTTCGGTGGT GGGATGGATTTTGAAGAGCTTGAAGAGCTTTACAACCTGGAACAAAGTCAAGGCTTTGAGGAAGGCTTTGAGTTTATTGAGGTGACATTTTATTCTGAATCTGAAAgtgatgatgaaactgaattaGAAAATTATGTAGAAATTAACGCAAATCCAGTTACAGTAGTTATAGAATTCGATGAA agagagaaaatgtcagGAAGAGGGAAGGGAGGAAAGGGGTTGGGAAAGGGAGGAGCCAAGAGGCACAGGAAGGTTCTCAGGGATAATATCCAGGGTATTACCAAGCCTGCTATTCGTCGTCTTGCTCGTCGTGGTGGTGTTAAGAGGATCAGTGGTTTGATCTATGAAGAAACTCGCGGTGTTCTCAAGATCTTTCTAGAGAATGTGATTAGAGATGCTGTTACCTACACTGAGCACGCTCGCCGTAAGACGGTGACCGCCATGGATGTTGTCTATGCGCTCAAGAGGCAAGGCCGTACTCTATATGGTTTCGGTGGTTAG
- the LOC130462800 gene encoding uncharacterized protein encodes MSKDKTIACTSTLCRLTTLGFNKDEGAEDQDPKTYNNKRKTILRKTMEDSQFYHLLMIKNHRQTTATMVQVLCESYDAKKRVFNINNNTTIKFCVEEVAELLGIPNTGSDPLLLCRFSKEKEVLKLPTSFPDYVYELKNKYADKLMSREKTSKSDAGKWGVNWERSKRHLSTGSLVSILKKMEPNNTESRMQYRRLLSYYLVETFLLPSTDEQFCRTSFYKCVEDLERFEATNWAKATLDGIHEAASKIKNGLNTFRGCTPVLRH; translated from the exons ATGTCTAAGGATAAGACTATTGCTTGTACCTCCACCCTCTGCAGATTAACTACTCTTGGTTTTAACAAGGATGAGGGGGCGGAGGATCAAGATCCGAAGACCTACAATAATAAGAGGAAGACCATTCTAAGAAAAACCATGGAGGACTCTCAGTTCTATCATTTgctaatgattaaaaaccacagACAAACTACAGCAACTATGGTTCAAGTTTTATGCGAATCATACGATGCAAAGAAAAGGGTGTTTAACATTAACAATAACACCACCATTAAATTCTGTGTTGAAGAGGTTGCTGAATTGCTCGGGATCCCTAACACCGGGTCTGATCCTCTATTGTTGTGTCGTTTCTCAAAAGAGAAGGAAGTATTAAAATTACCAACCTCTTTTCCTGACTATGTTTATGAGCTCAAAAACAAATATGCTGATAAGCTAATGAGTAGAGAGAAAACAAGTAAATCAGATGCAGGAAAGTGGGGAGTAAACTGGGAGAGAAGCAAACGGCATTTGAGTACAGGTAGTTTGGTGAGCATTTTAAAGAAGATGGAGCCTAACAATACGGAAAGTAGAATGCAGTACAGACGCTTACTTTCTTATTATCTCGTAGAAACATTTTTGTTGCCTTCGACTGATGAACAATTTTGTAGAACTAGCTTCTACAAATGTGTTGAAGACTTGGAGAGATTCGAAGCAACAAATTGGGCAAAGGCAACTTTGGATGGCATCCATGAAGCAGCTTCTAAAATCAAGAATGGTTTAAATACCTTTAGGGGTTGTACTCCTGTTTTGAG GCATTAA
- the LOC110803438 gene encoding uncharacterized protein encodes MSGRGKGGKGLGKGGAKRHRKVLRDNIQGITKPAIRRLARRGGVKRISGLIYEETRGVLKIFLENVIRDAVTYTEHARRKTVTAMDVVYALKRQGRTLYGFGGYRQHIPSDYKSIQRFSFNAEKIPPKPNFEPTHHYINPLPLPPLSQSNSNLTFQQISQRRKKMSGRGKGGKGLGKGGAKRHRKVLRDNIQGITKPAIRRLARRGGVKRISGLIYEETRGVLKIFLENVIRDAVTYTEHARRKTVTAMDVVYALKRQGRTLYGFGG; translated from the exons atgtcAGGAAGAGGAAAGGGAGGAAAGGGTTTGGGAAAGGGAGGAGCTAAGAGGCACAGGAAGGTCCTCAGGGATAACATCCAGGGAATTACCAAGCCTGCCATTCGTCGTCTTGCTCGTCGTGGTGGTGTTAAGAGGATCAGTGGTTTGATCTATGAAGAGACTCGCGGTGTTCTCAAGATCTTTCTAGAGAATGTGATTAGAGATGCTGTTACCTACACTGAGCACGCTCGCCGTAAGACGGTTACCGCCATGGATGTTGTCTATGCGCTTAAGAGGCAAGGCCGTACTCTATATGGTTTCGGTGGTT ATCGCCAACACATACCATCCGATTACAAATCCATCCAACGATTCTCATTTAACGCGGAAAAAATCCCCCCAAAACCAAATTTCGAACCCACCCACCATTATATAAACCCACTCCCACTCCCTCCATTATCACAATCAAACTCAAATCTCACATTTCAACAAATCTcacaaagaagaaagaaaatgtCAGGAAGAGGAAAGGGAGGAAAGGGTTTGGGAAAGGGAGGAGCCAAGAGGCACAGGAAGGTTCTCAGGGATAATATCCAGGGTATTACCAAGCCTGCTATTCGTCGTCTTGCTCGTCGTGGTGGTGTTAAGAGGATCAGTGGTTTGATCTATGAAGAAACTCGCGGTGTTCTCAAGATCTTTCTAGAGAATGTGATTAGAGATGCTGTTACCTACACTGAGCACGCTCGCCGTAAGACGGTTACCGCCATGGATGTTGTCTATGCGCTCAAGAGGCAAGGCCGTACTCTATATGGTTTCGGTGGTTAG